The genomic stretch TCACATACACTACAGTCcataacaaataaagaaaaaagtaaggAAAATCCGAATCTCTGTCTCATACTCCAGTACTGAAGGTGGTGTAAATGCACCTTTAATGTTAGTTCCCAGCCACcatgaagaggaagaagaagaaaaaagagaacGCAAACTTTTCTTCCATGTTTGTGTTCAGACGGTGAACCATGGCATGTTTTATAGGGAAGCTTATAACCACTGTGGCATGGTGTGTGATTggttgtataatttatattctgACGCGTGGAGATATGTTTCAACGGAAGGTAAGAACTACAGCAACTCAATCTTCATACAGAGCAACAACAAAGAAGCTTTGAATAGCtgcaaataattaaagaatCAGCTTTATCTATATGCACcgagaaaaataaatctttgtaaTTAACAAACATgaacaattttaacaaaaatcagTTTGATGCTTCAGTATTTTAATATCCATTTGTCGCAAACATATCTGAGTAGTCTTGACTCACAAGCATCACAACAAAAGAGGAAGCTCAAGGTTGATCTAAATGTGCACAAATGTAAAGGGCCCTGTTCCAATATCTACCTGGGGCCCCAAATCTACTAAATCCTTTAGGAGCTGTGCTTTGGTTCTGCATGATCCTCTTCACTAATCTCCTCGGTGTCTCAATCTGACTCAAATAGATGAAATTACATCTAAGACATTCCAGGTGGGACCttcataaaatgataaaactgtgTCCCATGGACTATTGAACAGTGCCTTTACTACTTCTCAAATATCTGCAgttcaaatgatttaataaagcTCAGTCTAATTTAATTTCTCTTGATTTGTCAGATGTCCGTGGAGCTGAATCCGGGTCTGACTCCTCCATCCGTTCTTCCTCAAGGAGTGGCTCTGGTTCACGTGCAAGGTCTGGGAAACGGTGACTCACTTCACTTCCTTCTGTGTAACTATGGAGCTCCGACTCTGCTGATGGTCAACACTTACAGCACTCGGTCTACAGTACAGGTGGACTGGCCTGCGTTTATCAACCACAGATCACCCAGCAGCCTGAGGGTGGTTCCTCAGACCAGTGTGCGGTACAGCAGGGCAATAGCGTTCACCAAAGTAAATGGATACATATGCAATTGTACTATTAAAgaactattaatattataactCATACATTGTGTGCTTACCATTGTGTCTTTGGGATGCATGGATATATTGATAAATAGATGGATGGGCcgattggttgattgattaGATGTAGATGGATGGATTATGACAAATGGATAAGTTAATGGATAGCATTAAAGCATACAAGAGCATAAATAAATAGggaaatgaaaacatgaagaCTGATGTGTTTTTCAGGTGTGGGAGTACAATGACGTCAGTAACGTTGCTGACCCACAGAAGACGGCAAAGTCCAGCTTTTATCCTCCATACGAGCTGCAGAATTTCACCTGGTCCCAACCGGAGATCACTGTTAACCAGTCGGAGCACATAGTAACACTGTGTGGTAGAGATACGACGGAGAGTTTCCTCAACGGCTCCCTCTGTCTGCAGGTGAGCAGAACTACAGTAACAACAGAAGGTTGCGTGTAGATGTACGGTAACTTTTGCACGTATGATTGCTTTTCTATCTCCAGTTGTCACTGTTTGATTCAGTGGGTCGTGATGAAGTCATGCCGAATCTCCGTCATAACGCAAACTCCTCTCAGCTGCGCGTGTGGCTGGACGGCGTGACGCCGCGAGGAACCAGCTCCAGATTCGCTCTAGAGTTCCAGTCTGTTGGAGATTCTGGATTCCGGGAAAGAGTCTATTCCCAGAGCTTTATAGACGATGAGTACCAACCCTTTTTTTTCCAGGTAAACACTTCGGCAAACCTGGACACTCTCTCATATTTTTGGCTCTAAGGCTCTAAATGATCAACAGGATCAAAACTTTCCTGTTAAACCTGTCACACAATTTATTCAACATCAGATTGATAGTTTAGGTTTTTTTCATAAGTAAAAGGCCTTTTAGAATAACTGTCCAAATATCCGTTAGATGCTGCTTCATATGTCTTTCTGGTGTCAAATCTGGACTGATCTTGATCAAATGTACTGGACTGAAGCAGCTGAGCATTACTTGATTCCCTATCAATCATTTTTCTAGAAGAATCAGCGTCTCAGCGTGATCATCACAATTTTTTGAGGAGCATTTGCTTCCAGATGCTTTACAATCACTATTCCTCAGTGGATCAATAATCTTCAATagcctccaaaacatctcacatcttctgaggagactTTATTTCCTCAGCTCTCAATTACCAAtggattgcattgcattatatgtttatatatttcaatcTCATCTTATAGAGACACATTATTGGAGATATACTGACTTCTAATATTTAGATAATTTTCTAAGGTCTCACTGATCTTCATTACAGGCATGagaattcattcatttgcacaaattgcatatttttgctgTCTTTGAAAAAGTTTAGCTTGCGTGTTCTCA from Puntigrus tetrazona isolate hp1 unplaced genomic scaffold, ASM1883169v1 S000000746, whole genome shotgun sequence encodes the following:
- the LOC122335140 gene encoding glycosylated lysosomal membrane protein-like; the encoded protein is MACFIGKLITTVAWCVIGCIIYILTRGDMFQRKMSVELNPGLTPPSVLPQGVALVHVQGLGNGDSLHFLLCNYGAPTLLMVNTYSTRSTVQVDWPAFINHRSPSSLRVVPQTSVRYSRAIAFTKVWEYNDVSNVADPQKTAKSSFYPPYELQNFTWSQPEITVNQSEHIVTLCGRDTTESFLNGSLCLQLSLFDSVGRDEVMPNLRHNANSSQLRVWLDGVTPRGTSSRFALEFQSVGDSGFRERVYSQSFIDDEYQPFFFQMSQWVSSPVNGDSVWGYNQWKPVAYRGAKPTSEDAAPCKHSELVLVDQIPPSALVQAYFTKDPQTYGLNISFGAAGDATFYKATKYISWTVLMGLGNPLGNSFYTLRIAFIPAGIVILVIFFVVQECVCNKRTSGYLRIN